The following are from one region of the Escherichia sp. E4742 genome:
- a CDS encoding ABC transporter substrate-binding protein, with amino-acid sequence MYTRNLLWLVSLVSATPLYAADVPANTPLSSQQVFRYNNHSDPGTLDPQKVEENTAAQIVLDLFEGLVWIDGEGKVQPAQAESWEVSDGGKRYVFHLCNGLQWSDGQPLTAQDFVLGWQRAVDPKTASPFAGYLAQAHIKNAAAIVAGKADASSLGVKATDDRTLEVTLEQPVPWFTTMLAWPTLFPVPHHVIAKYGDSWSKPEHMVYNGAFVLDKWVVNEKITARKNSKYRDAGHTVLQQVEYLALDNSVTGYNRYRAGEVDLTWVPAQQIPAIEKSLPGELQIIPRLNSEYYNFNTRKPPFDDARVRRALYLTVDRPLIAQKILGLRTPATTLTPPEVEGFSAPTFNELQQPMSERVATAKALLKQAGYDASHPLRFELFYNKYDLHEKTAIALSSEWKKWLGAQVTLRTMEWKTYLDARRSGDFMLSRQSWDATYNDASTFLNTLKSDSEENVGHWKNTQYDAILNQAAQTTDAGKRNMLYQQAEAIINQQAPLIPIYYQPLIKLLKPYVGGFPLHNPQDYVYSKELYIKAH; translated from the coding sequence TTCGTTACAACAATCATAGCGATCCAGGCACACTCGACCCGCAAAAGGTTGAGGAGAATACTGCCGCGCAGATTGTGCTGGATCTGTTTGAAGGTCTGGTATGGATAGACGGCGAAGGCAAAGTGCAACCCGCTCAGGCCGAGTCCTGGGAAGTGTCAGATGGCGGCAAACGCTATGTTTTCCATTTATGTAACGGCTTACAGTGGTCTGATGGACAGCCTCTGACGGCACAGGATTTTGTCCTCGGCTGGCAGCGCGCGGTTGACCCCAAAACAGCAAGTCCTTTTGCTGGTTATCTGGCGCAGGCGCATATAAAAAATGCTGCGGCTATTGTGGCGGGAAAAGCTGATGCCTCATCGTTAGGCGTGAAAGCGACGGATGACCGCACTCTTGAAGTCACGCTTGAGCAGCCCGTTCCCTGGTTCACGACGATGCTCGCCTGGCCGACGTTGTTTCCTGTTCCACATCATGTGATAGCGAAATATGGCGATAGCTGGAGTAAGCCAGAGCATATGGTTTACAACGGTGCCTTTGTGCTTGATAAATGGGTGGTTAACGAAAAGATTACTGCTCGCAAAAATTCTAAGTACCGCGATGCAGGGCATACAGTTTTGCAGCAGGTCGAGTATCTGGCGCTGGATAATTCGGTCACTGGCTATAACCGCTATCGCGCGGGAGAGGTCGATCTGACCTGGGTTCCGGCGCAGCAAATTCCTGCTATCGAAAAATCGTTGCCAGGCGAGTTGCAGATTATCCCGCGTCTGAACAGCGAATATTACAACTTCAACACCCGGAAACCGCCGTTTGACGACGCCCGTGTGCGGCGGGCGTTGTATCTTACGGTCGACAGGCCGTTAATCGCGCAAAAGATACTTGGGCTACGAACGCCTGCAACAACATTGACGCCGCCAGAAGTTGAAGGCTTTAGCGCGCCGACGTTCAATGAACTGCAACAGCCAATGAGTGAGCGCGTGGCGACGGCAAAAGCATTGCTGAAACAGGCGGGATACGACGCCTCTCACCCGCTACGCTTTGAACTGTTCTACAACAAATACGATCTGCATGAGAAAACGGCGATAGCCTTGTCTTCCGAATGGAAAAAATGGCTTGGCGCACAGGTGACGCTGCGCACGATGGAGTGGAAAACGTATCTTGATGCCCGGCGTAGCGGTGATTTCATGTTGTCGCGGCAGTCGTGGGATGCGACGTATAATGATGCTTCCACCTTCCTGAACACGCTTAAAAGCGATAGTGAAGAGAACGTCGGTCACTGGAAAAACACGCAGTATGACGCGATATTGAATCAGGCGGCGCAAACCACTGATGCGGGGAAACGTAACATGCTGTATCAACAGGCCGAGGCCATTATCAACCAGCAGGCTCCGCTCATCCCCATCTACTATCAACCGCTGATCAAACTGCTTAAACCCTACGTTGGCGGTTTCCCGCTGCATAATCCTCAGGATTATGTCTACAGCAAAGAGTTGTATATCAAGGCACATTGA
- the yqhH gene encoding lipoprotein YqhH, with protein MKKTFSVGTLILITGLLSGCVNEQKVNQLASNVQTLNAKITRLEQDMKALRPQIYAAKSEANRANTRLDAQDYFDCLRCLRMYAE; from the coding sequence ATGAAAAAGACTTTCAGCGTGGGAACACTAATTCTGATAACCGGCTTATTAAGCGGGTGCGTCAATGAGCAAAAGGTCAATCAACTGGCGAGCAATGTTCAAACATTAAATGCCAAAATCACCCGACTTGAGCAGGATATGAAAGCATTACGCCCGCAAATCTATGCGGCAAAATCTGAAGCTAACAGAGCCAATACGCGTCTTGATGCGCAGGACTATTTTGATTGCCTGCGCTGCTTGCGTATGTATGCAGAATGA
- a CDS encoding YgiQ family radical SAM protein: protein MSSISLIQPDRDLFSWPQYWAACFGPAPFLPMSREEMDQLGWDSCDIILVTGDAYVDHPSFGMAICGRMLEAQGFRVGIIAQPDWSSKDDFMRLGKPNLFFGVTAGNMDSMINRYTADRRLRHDDAYTPDNVAGKRPDRATLVYTQRCKEAWKDVPVILGGIEASLRRTAHYDYWSDTVRRSVLVDSKADMLMFGNGERPLVEVAHRLAMGEPISEIRDVRNTAIIVKEALPGWSGVDSTRLDTPGKIDPIPHPYGEDLPCADNKPVAPKKQEAKAVTVQPPRPKPWEKTYVLLPSFEKVKGDKVLYAHASRILHHETNPGCARALMQKHGDRYVWINPPAIPLSTEEMDSVFALPYKRVPHPAYGNARIPAYEMIRFSVNIMRGCFGGCSFCSITEHEGRIIQSRSEDSIINEIEAIRDTVPGFTGVISDLGGPTANMYMLRCKSPRAEQTCRRLSCVYPDICPHMDTNHEPTINLYRRARDLKGIKKILIASGVRYDIAVEDPRYIKELATHHVGGYLKIAPEHTEEGPLSKMMKPGMGSYDRFKELFDTYSKQAGKEQYLIPYFISAHPGTRDEDMVNLALWLKKHRFRLDQVQNFYPSPLANSTTMYYTGKNPLAKIGYKSEDVFVPKGDKQRRLHKALLRYHDPANWPLIRQALEAMGKKHLIGSRRDCLVPAPTIEEMREARRQNRNTRPALTKHTPMATQRQTPATAKKASSTQSRPVNAGAKKRPKAAVGR from the coding sequence ATGAGCTCTATCTCCCTGATCCAACCGGATCGCGACCTGTTCTCCTGGCCGCAGTACTGGGCCGCCTGTTTTGGACCGGCACCGTTTTTGCCAATGTCTCGTGAAGAGATGGATCAACTTGGCTGGGATAGCTGCGACATCATTTTGGTTACTGGCGACGCGTATGTCGATCACCCAAGCTTCGGGATGGCGATTTGCGGTCGTATGCTGGAAGCGCAGGGCTTTCGCGTCGGGATCATCGCCCAGCCGGACTGGAGCAGCAAAGACGATTTTATGCGTCTGGGTAAACCGAATCTGTTTTTCGGCGTTACAGCTGGCAATATGGACTCGATGATCAACCGCTATACCGCCGATCGCCGTTTACGTCATGACGATGCCTACACGCCGGATAACGTCGCGGGTAAGCGCCCGGATCGCGCCACACTGGTTTATACCCAGCGTTGTAAAGAGGCGTGGAAAGATGTGCCGGTGATCCTTGGTGGTATTGAAGCCAGCCTGCGCCGTACCGCGCATTATGATTACTGGTCTGATACCGTGCGCCGTTCGGTGCTGGTGGATTCCAAGGCCGACATGCTGATGTTCGGTAACGGTGAGCGTCCGCTGGTGGAAGTGGCGCATCGTCTGGCGATGGGCGAGCCGATTAGTGAAATCCGCGATGTGCGTAATACCGCGATTATCGTGAAAGAAGCACTGCCTGGCTGGAGCGGTGTGGATTCCACTCGTCTCGATACCCCGGGGAAAATCGACCCAATTCCGCATCCGTATGGTGAAGATTTGCCGTGCGCTGATAACAAACCGGTGGCGCCGAAAAAACAAGAAGCCAAAGCCGTTACCGTGCAGCCGCCGCGCCCGAAACCGTGGGAAAAAACCTACGTGTTGTTGCCTTCATTCGAGAAAGTGAAGGGCGACAAAGTGCTGTACGCTCATGCTTCGCGTATTCTGCACCACGAAACCAACCCAGGCTGCGCCCGTGCGTTGATGCAAAAACATGGCGACCGCTATGTGTGGATCAACCCGCCTGCTATTCCGCTTTCTACCGAAGAGATGGACAGCGTCTTTGCGCTGCCGTATAAGCGCGTGCCGCATCCGGCTTACGGTAATGCCCGTATTCCGGCTTACGAAATGATCCGTTTCTCGGTCAACATTATGCGTGGCTGCTTTGGCGGCTGCTCTTTCTGTTCTATTACCGAGCATGAAGGGCGCATTATTCAGAGCCGTTCGGAAGATTCGATCATCAATGAGATCGAAGCGATCCGTGACACAGTTCCTGGTTTTACGGGCGTGATTTCCGATCTCGGCGGTCCAACTGCCAACATGTATATGTTGCGCTGCAAATCGCCACGCGCCGAGCAAACCTGCCGTCGTTTGTCGTGCGTTTATCCGGATATTTGTCCGCATATGGACACTAACCACGAACCGACCATCAATCTCTATCGCCGTGCTCGCGATCTGAAAGGTATCAAGAAGATCCTGATCGCTTCCGGCGTGCGTTACGACATTGCCGTGGAAGACCCGCGCTATATCAAAGAGCTGGCGACCCATCACGTCGGCGGTTATCTGAAGATTGCCCCGGAACATACCGAAGAAGGGCCGTTGTCGAAGATGATGAAGCCGGGCATGGGGAGCTATGATCGCTTTAAAGAGCTGTTCGATACCTATTCCAAACAGGCAGGTAAAGAGCAGTATCTGATCCCATATTTCATCTCTGCGCACCCTGGTACGCGTGATGAAGATATGGTGAATCTGGCGCTGTGGCTGAAAAAGCATCGCTTCCGCCTCGACCAGGTACAGAACTTCTATCCGTCACCGCTGGCTAATTCGACCACCATGTATTACACCGGGAAAAACCCGCTGGCGAAGATTGGTTATAAGAGTGAAGACGTCTTCGTACCGAAGGGCGACAAACAGCGTCGTTTGCATAAAGCGTTGTTGCGTTACCACGATCCGGCAAACTGGCCGTTAATCCGTCAGGCGCTGGAAGCAATGGGTAAAAAGCATCTGATTGGCAGCCGTCGCGATTGCTTAGTGCCTGCGCCAACCATTGAAGAGATGCGCGAAGCTCGCCGTCAGAACCGCAATACCCGTCCGGCGTTGACCAAACATACGCCGATGGCGACCCAGCGTCAGACGCCTGCTACGGCAAAAAAAGCGTCGTCTACGCAATCTCGTCCGGTGAATGCTGGCGCGAAGAAACGCCCTAAAGCAGCGGTCGGACGTTAA
- the ftsP gene encoding cell division protein FtsP, protein MSLSRRQFIQASGIALCAGAVPLKARAAGQQQPLPVPPLLESRRGQPLFMTVQRAHWSFTPGTRASVWGINGRYLGPTIRVWKGDDVKLIYSNRLTENVSMTVAGLQVPGPLMGGPARMMSPNADWAPVLPIRQNAATLWYHANTPNRTAQQVYNGLAGMWLVEDEVSKSLPIPNHYGVDDFPVIIQDKRLDNFGTPEYNEPGSGGFVGDTLLVNGVQSPYVEVSRGWVRLRLLNASNSRRYQLQMSDGRPLHVISGDQGFLPAPVSVKQLSLAPGERREILVDMSNGDEVSITCGEAASIVDRIRGFFEPSSILVSTLVLTLRPTGLLPLVTDSLPMRLLPTEIMAGSPIRSRDISLGDDPGINGKLWDVNRIDVTAQQGTWERWTVRADEPQAFHIEGVMFQIRNVNGAMPFPEDRGWKDTVWVDGQVELLVYFGQPSWAHFPFYFNSQTLEMADRGSIGQLLVNPIP, encoded by the coding sequence ATGTCACTCAGTCGGCGTCAGTTCATTCAGGCATCGGGGATTGCACTTTGTGCAGGCGCTGTTCCCCTGAAGGCCAGAGCAGCCGGGCAACAGCAACCGCTACCCGTTCCGCCGCTGCTTGAATCTCGCCGTGGGCAACCGCTGTTTATGACTGTACAACGTGCGCACTGGTCATTTACGCCTGGGACACGTGCGTCGGTCTGGGGAATCAATGGCCGTTACCTGGGGCCGACTATCCGCGTCTGGAAGGGCGACGATGTTAAGCTTATTTACAGCAACCGCCTGACAGAAAATGTCTCAATGACGGTGGCCGGGCTACAAGTGCCAGGCCCACTGATGGGCGGTCCGGCACGGATGATGTCGCCTAATGCTGACTGGGCCCCCGTACTCCCCATTCGCCAGAACGCAGCTACTCTGTGGTATCACGCCAATACCCCCAACCGCACGGCTCAGCAGGTCTATAACGGCCTTGCCGGGATGTGGCTGGTGGAAGATGAAGTCAGCAAGTCGCTGCCTATCCCCAACCATTATGGTGTCGATGATTTTCCGGTCATTATTCAGGATAAACGCCTGGATAACTTTGGCACACCAGAATATAACGAACCAGGAAGCGGCGGCTTTGTTGGTGATACGCTGCTGGTTAACGGTGTACAAAGCCCGTACGTTGAAGTCTCGCGTGGCTGGGTGCGCTTGCGACTGCTGAACGCGTCGAACTCTCGTCGCTATCAACTACAGATGAGTGACGGACGTCCATTGCATGTGATTTCAGGCGATCAGGGATTCCTGCCTGCGCCAGTATCGGTAAAACAACTTTCGCTGGCACCGGGCGAGCGTCGTGAGATTCTGGTGGATATGAGCAACGGTGATGAAGTGTCTATCACCTGTGGCGAAGCGGCGAGTATTGTTGATCGTATTCGTGGCTTCTTTGAGCCATCCAGCATTCTGGTTTCTACGCTGGTGCTAACGCTGCGCCCAACTGGGCTACTGCCACTGGTCACTGACAGCCTGCCGATGCGCCTGTTGCCGACTGAAATTATGGCCGGTTCACCGATTCGTAGTCGTGATATTAGCCTGGGTGACGATCCTGGTATCAATGGGAAGTTGTGGGACGTCAACCGTATTGATGTCACCGCGCAGCAAGGAACGTGGGAGCGCTGGACGGTACGCGCGGACGAGCCGCAAGCGTTCCATATTGAAGGCGTGATGTTCCAGATCCGCAACGTTAACGGCGCAATGCCGTTCCCGGAAGACAGAGGCTGGAAAGATACCGTTTGGGTTGACGGACAAGTGGAGCTGCTTGTCTATTTCGGTCAGCCTTCCTGGGCGCACTTCCCGTTCTACTTTAATAGCCAGACGCTGGAAATGGCCGATCGCGGCTCGATAGGGCAGCTGTTGGTCAATCCGATACCGTAA
- the parC gene encoding DNA topoisomerase IV subunit A, protein MSDMAERLALHEFTENAYLNYSMYVIMDRALPFIGDGLKPVQRRIVYAMSELGLNATAKFKKSARTVGDVLGKYHPHGDSACYEAMVLMAQPFSYRYPLVDGQGNWGAPDDPKSFAAMRYTESRLSKYSELLLSELGQGTADWVPNFDGTLQEPKMLPARLPNILLNGTTGIAVGMATDIPPHNLREVAQAAIALIEQPNTTLDQLLDIVQGPDYPTEAEIITSRAEIRKIYENGRGSVRMRAVWKKEDGAVVISALPHQVSGARVLEQIAAQMRNKKLPMVDDLRDESDHENPTRLVIVPRSNRVDMEQVMNHLFATTDLEKSYRINLNMIGLDGRPAVKNLREILSEWLVFRRDTVRRRLNYRLEKVLKRLHILEGLLKAFLNIDDVIEIIRNEDEPKPALMSRFDLSETQAEAILELKLRHLAKLEEMKIRGEQNELEKERDQLQGILASERKMNNLLKKELQADAQAYGDDRRSPLQEREEAKAMSEHDMLPSEPVTIVLSQMGWVRSAKGHDIDAPGLNYKAGDSFKAAVKGKSNQPVVFVDSTGRSYAIDPITLPSARGQGEPLTGKLTLPPGATVDHMLMESDDQKLLMASDAGYGFVCTFNDLVARNRAGKALITLPENAHVMPPVVIQDPSDMLLAITLAGRMLMFPVSELPQLSKGKGNKIINIPSAEAARGEDGLAHLYVLPPQSTLTIHVGKRKIKLRPEELLKVTGERGRRGTLMRGLQRIDRVEIDAPRRADSEE, encoded by the coding sequence ATGAGCGATATGGCAGAGCGCCTTGCGCTGCATGAGTTTACGGAGAACGCCTACTTAAACTACTCCATGTACGTGATCATGGACCGTGCGTTGCCGTTTATTGGTGATGGTCTGAAACCCGTTCAACGCCGCATTGTGTATGCGATGTCAGAACTGGGCCTGAATGCTACCGCCAAATTTAAAAAGTCGGCTCGTACTGTCGGTGACGTACTGGGTAAATACCATCCGCATGGCGACAGCGCCTGTTATGAAGCGATGGTGCTGATGGCGCAGCCATTCTCTTACCGTTATCCGCTGGTGGACGGGCAGGGGAACTGGGGGGCGCCGGACGATCCGAAATCGTTCGCAGCAATGCGTTACACCGAATCCCGCCTGTCGAAATATTCCGAGCTTTTATTAAGTGAACTGGGGCAAGGAACGGCGGATTGGGTGCCAAACTTCGATGGCACGTTGCAAGAGCCGAAAATGCTCCCCGCCCGCTTGCCGAATATTTTACTTAACGGCACCACCGGCATTGCCGTCGGCATGGCGACGGATATTCCGCCGCACAACCTGCGTGAAGTCGCGCAGGCGGCAATCGCCTTAATTGAGCAGCCCAATACCACGCTCGACCAGTTACTGGATATCGTGCAGGGGCCGGACTACCCGACCGAAGCGGAAATCATTACCTCCCGAGCGGAGATCCGCAAAATCTACGAGAACGGTCGCGGTTCTGTGCGGATGCGCGCGGTGTGGAAGAAAGAAGATGGCGCGGTGGTTATCAGCGCACTACCGCATCAGGTTTCTGGCGCGCGCGTGCTGGAGCAGATTGCTGCGCAAATGCGCAACAAGAAGCTGCCGATGGTTGACGATCTGCGCGATGAATCTGACCACGAGAACCCGACCCGTCTGGTGATCGTGCCGCGTTCCAACCGCGTGGATATGGAGCAGGTGATGAATCACCTCTTCGCCACCACCGATCTGGAAAAGAGCTATCGTATTAACCTCAATATGATCGGTCTGGATGGGCGTCCGGCGGTGAAAAACCTGCGGGAAATCCTCTCTGAATGGCTGGTGTTCCGTCGTGATACCGTACGCCGCCGTCTGAACTATCGTCTGGAGAAAGTCCTCAAGCGCTTGCATATCCTGGAAGGTTTGCTGAAGGCGTTTCTCAACATCGATGATGTGATTGAGATCATTCGTAATGAAGATGAACCGAAACCGGCGCTGATGTCGCGTTTTGACCTCTCGGAAACCCAGGCCGAAGCCATCCTCGAACTGAAACTGCGTCACCTCGCCAAACTGGAAGAGATGAAGATTCGCGGTGAGCAGAACGAGCTGGAAAAAGAGCGCGATCAGTTGCAGGGCATTCTGGCTTCCGAGCGCAAAATGAATAATCTGCTGAAGAAAGAGCTACAGGCTGACGCACAAGCGTATGGCGACGATCGCCGTTCGCCGCTGCAGGAACGCGAAGAAGCGAAAGCGATGAGCGAGCACGACATGTTGCCGTCTGAGCCGGTTACCATTGTGTTGTCGCAGATGGGCTGGGTGCGTAGTGCCAAAGGTCATGATATCGACGCCCCAGGTCTGAACTACAAAGCAGGTGATAGTTTCAAAGCTGCGGTGAAAGGCAAGAGTAACCAGCCTGTGGTGTTTGTAGACTCTACCGGACGCAGCTACGCCATCGACCCCATTACGCTGCCTTCAGCGCGTGGTCAGGGCGAACCGCTCACCGGTAAACTGACGTTGCCGCCAGGCGCTACCGTTGATCACATGCTAATGGAAAGCGACGATCAGAAACTGTTGATGGCTTCCGATGCAGGTTACGGATTCGTCTGTACCTTTAACGATCTGGTGGCGCGTAACCGTGCAGGTAAGGCACTGATTACTCTGCCAGAAAACGCGCATGTTATGCCTCCAGTGGTGATTCAGGATCCTTCCGATATGTTGCTGGCGATTACTCTGGCTGGACGTATGCTGATGTTCCCGGTCAGTGAGCTCCCGCAACTGTCGAAGGGTAAAGGCAACAAGATCATTAACATCCCGTCGGCAGAAGCTGCTCGTGGCGAGGATGGGCTTGCACATCTGTATGTCCTGCCCCCACAAAGTACGCTGACGATTCATGTCGGGAAACGCAAAATCAAACTGCGCCCGGAAGAGTTGCTGAAAGTGACCGGTGAGCGTGGCCGTCGCGGCACCTTGATGCGTGGTTTACAGCGTATCGACCGTGTCGAGATTGACGCTCCGCGACGCGCTGACAGCGAAGAGTAA
- the plsC gene encoding 1-acylglycerol-3-phosphate O-acyltransferase, with the protein MLYIFRLIITVIYSILVCVFGSIYCLFSPRNPKHVATFGHMFGRLAPLYGLKVECRKPADAESYGNAIYIANHQNNYDMVTASNIVQPPTVTVGKKSLLWIPFFGQLYWLTGNLLIDRNNRTKAHGTIAEVVNHFKKRRISIWMFPEGTRSRGRGLLPFKTGAFHAAIAAGVPIIPVCVSTTSNKINLNRLHNGLVIVEMLPPIDVSQYGKDQVRELAAHCRSIMEQKIAELDKEVAEREAAGKV; encoded by the coding sequence ATGCTATATATCTTTCGTCTTATTATTACCGTTATTTACAGCATCTTAGTCTGTGTATTCGGCTCCATTTACTGCCTTTTCAGCCCGCGTAATCCGAAGCATGTGGCTACCTTCGGGCATATGTTTGGTCGTCTTGCGCCGCTGTACGGCCTGAAGGTCGAATGTCGCAAACCTGCTGATGCCGAAAGCTACGGTAATGCTATCTATATTGCTAACCATCAGAACAACTATGACATGGTGACGGCATCAAACATCGTGCAGCCGCCGACAGTCACTGTAGGTAAAAAGAGTTTGCTGTGGATCCCCTTCTTTGGGCAGTTGTACTGGTTAACCGGTAACTTATTGATCGACAGAAACAACCGTACTAAGGCACACGGCACTATTGCGGAAGTGGTGAATCACTTCAAAAAACGCCGTATTTCCATCTGGATGTTCCCGGAAGGTACCCGCAGTCGTGGTCGCGGCCTGCTACCGTTCAAGACCGGGGCATTTCACGCGGCAATTGCAGCAGGTGTGCCGATTATTCCCGTGTGTGTTTCCACAACTTCGAATAAGATTAATCTTAACCGGCTACACAACGGTCTGGTGATTGTCGAAATGCTGCCGCCAATTGATGTCAGTCAATATGGTAAAGATCAGGTTCGCGAGCTGGCGGCCCATTGTCGTTCGATAATGGAACAAAAAATCGCCGAGCTCGATAAAGAAGTCGCAGAACGCGAAGCCGCCGGAAAAGTTTAA